In Manduca sexta isolate Smith_Timp_Sample1 chromosome 23, JHU_Msex_v1.0, whole genome shotgun sequence, one DNA window encodes the following:
- the LOC115453576 gene encoding coiled-coil and C2 domain-containing protein 1-like isoform X2 yields MFRKPKPVKKGNLSQFGLLDIPDVDDGDDEPLDLSDDDMDLEAELAAISGGGGRRKPRKPAPVPAANLDAMIAESLKDIPSDEEVSGDDDDPDLLSELKELAINDEAPPAPPPRATRPAPAPPGAPSAENSTVSLLQDRISNYTLAERKAKENGESSRARRFARGLRTLNDLLKQAKAGKPVNDEDIPPPVPVGKPADAPAPPPVAEPPPEASLIDLGPHEDPPSLPEPKEPPPPPPAEPELSPERQQKLDGILRRQAEFKAAALHCKRSGDKTLALEYLKTVKQFDTLVTAFKTTEEGMDFDLADLPTLETVAAAVRTPKTEEVTQKAEEPAPADPAPLVTASSLDEALRQRLAYFQQQEVRAKEDGNSSKARRMGRIVKQYADAVRANAAGRTIATDDLPTPPGYAPLPTEGGEPAAPAAAPSPASPAAAPAPRAAPRASGAPGRYEKQLAFLLLRQKQFKEAALKAKREGDTQQALEYLKAAKGFDTVIEAAKGGLAVDLKSLPLPPKAKEDLEHTFDVVSAEDCGPSEEMPTVSAEDEDALSRLCNQLTSQLKLCLSNREHNRAIGNIAEANRFEHLATAVKQDLDVVAVAKSLGQSVPKFHYESRQFAVVKCNTDLNENDLELTIVRGIAYNVPNPKEVDTYVKFEFPYPQDAPVSDSTSVVKDTNSPEYNAVFPLAIHRGARACQRVFKRHAIKLNVYSRGGWFSRDSLLGAVSVKLAPLETHATLHDAYPLMDGRRPAGGSLEVKVRVRTPLLHQEVENTTHRWLVIDN; encoded by the exons atgtTTAGGAAGCCCAAGCCAGTGAAAAAAGGAAATTTATCGCAG tTCGGTCTGCTAGACATCCCAGATGtagatgatggtgatgatgagcCACTAGACTTGTCTGATGATGACATGGATCTGGAGGCAGAGTTGGCAGCAATCAGTGGCGGTGGTGGCAGGAGGAAACCCAGGAAACCTGCACCAGTCCCAGCAGCTAACCTTGACGCTATGATAGCTGAGAGCTTAAAAGATATACCTTCGGATGAGGAGGTTTCTG GAGATGATGACGATCCCGACCTCCTCAGCGAGTTGAAAGAGCTGGCCATCAATGACGAGGCTCCTCCGGCGCCGCCGCCCCGCGCGACCCGCcctgcgcccgcgccccccGGCGCTCCTAGTGCCGAGAACAGCACGGTCAGTCTGCTGCAGGACAGGATATCCAACTACACACTAGCAGAAAGGAAGGCGAAGGAGAATGGGGAGAGCAGTCGTGCGAGGAG ATTCGCTCGCGGTTTGCGCACTCTCAACGATCTATTAAAACAAGCCAAAGCCGGAAAGCCGGTAAACGACGAAGACATTCCACCCCCAGTGCCTGTAGGCAAGCCGGCTGATGCACCAGCGCCGCCGCCAGTAGCCGAGCCTCCTCCAGAAGCGTCACTAATAGATTTAGGACCTCACGAGGATCCTCCAAGCCTGCCCGAGCCTAAGgaaccgccgccgccgcctccggCCGAACCAGAGCTTTCTCCGGAAAGGCAGCAGAAATTGGACGGGATATTGA GGAGGCAAGCAGAGTTCAAAGCCGCAGCGCTCCACTGCAAGAGGTCCGGGGACAAGACCCTCGCCCTAGAATATCTGAAGACAGTGAAACAGTTCGACACGCTGGTCACGGCATTCAAAACTACTGAGGAAGGCATGGATTTTGATTTAGCCGACCTGCCGACCCTGGAGACGGTGGCCGCGGCGGTCAGGACGCCCAAGACTGAAGAGGTCACGCAGAAAGCTGAAG AGCCTGCGCCGGCCGACCCCGCCCCGCTGGTCACGGCGTCGTCACTGGACGAGGCTCTTAGGCAGAGACTGGCTTACTTTCAG CAACAAGAAGTGAGAGCGAAGGAGGATGGCAACTCGTCGAAAGCTCGTCGCATGGGCCGCATCGTGAAACAGTACGCTGACGCGGTGCGGGCGAACGCGGCCGGCAGAACGATAGCGACTGACGACCTGCCTACTCCCCCTGGATACGCCCCGTTGCCTACTGAAGGT GGCGAGCCGGCGGCCCCCGCGGCGGCACCGTCCCCCGCGTCCCCCGCGGCGGCGCCGGCCCCGCGCGCGGCCCCGCGAGCGAGCGGCGCGCCGGGGCGGTACGAGAAGCAGCTCGCGTTCCTGTTGCTGCGGCAGAAGCAGTTCAAAGAGGCCGCGTTGAAGGCCAAGCGGGAAG GTGACACACAGCAAGCTCTCGAATACCTGAAAGCGGCGAAAGGCTTTGATACAGTCATCGAAGCGGCGAAGGGCGGACTCGCTGTAGACCTCAAGTCTCTACCGCTCCCTCCCAAAGCGAAGGAGGATTTGGAACACAC TTTCGACGTGGTATCAGCGGAGGACTGCGGCCCGTCGGAGGAGATGCCGACGGTGTCCGCGGAGGACGAGGACGCGCTGTCCCGCCTGTGCAACCAGCTCACGTCGCAACTGAAGCTGTGCCTCTCCAACCGCGAGCACAACCGCGCCATCGGCAACATCGCCGAGGCCAACCGGTTTGAACACCTCGCTACGGCTGTCAAACAGGACCTGGACGTCGTGGCGGTCGCTAAGAG TTTAGGCCAGAGCGTGCCCAAGTTCCACTACGAGTCGCGGCAGTTCGCCGTGGTGAAGTGCAACACGGACCTTAACGAGAACGATTTAGAGCTCACAATCGTGCGCGGCATCGCGTACAACGTTCCCAACCCGAAGGAGGTCGACACTTATGTCAAATTCGAATTCCCTTATCCGCAG GACGCTCCAGTATCTGACTCGACGTCCGTGGTGAAGGACACGAACAGTCCGGAGTACAACGCGGTGTTCCCGCTCGCGATCCAccgcggcgcgcgcgcgtgcCAGCGAGTGTTCAAACGACACGCCATCAAACTCAACGTGTACTCCAGGGG